One genomic region from uncultured Cohaesibacter sp. encodes:
- a CDS encoding thiamine pyrophosphate-dependent enzyme, with product MTASMSQCLMQMVQTDYQIADYQSDITPRWCTGCGDNAILTAMQRLCRDEQLPPEKTVCVSGIGCASRLPHYMNAYGFHGIHGRALPIAEGIKIRRPDLSVFVTTGDGDCCSIGAAHWIHAVRYNMNMTMLLHDNNVYGLTKKQASPTSPKGLKSNTTPFGATLNPLNPLSVTLGISNVSFVAQVPDWIPELLYDVLSKAYHHKGFSFIRILQRCPNFMNHHFDAAVQDPLRVRMLTHADGLRLKPELSRIYKNQETHDPLDLNRAQALAMLDEEIPVGVLYSNPHVPCYDELRKGKRPSTPQLVETVLNEEFDKVGIWPEGQHATSNGE from the coding sequence ATGACCGCTTCCATGAGCCAATGTCTGATGCAGATGGTGCAAACCGACTATCAGATTGCAGACTATCAAAGCGATATCACCCCACGCTGGTGCACCGGCTGCGGCGATAACGCCATTCTCACCGCCATGCAGCGTTTGTGTCGGGATGAACAGCTTCCGCCAGAAAAGACCGTGTGTGTCTCAGGCATCGGCTGCGCCTCTCGTCTGCCGCATTATATGAATGCCTATGGCTTCCATGGCATCCATGGGCGTGCCTTGCCGATTGCCGAAGGTATCAAGATCCGCCGGCCGGATCTCAGCGTCTTCGTCACCACCGGCGACGGCGACTGCTGCTCCATCGGGGCGGCGCACTGGATCCACGCGGTGCGCTACAACATGAACATGACCATGCTGCTGCATGACAACAATGTCTATGGCCTCACCAAGAAGCAGGCCTCGCCGACATCGCCCAAGGGCCTGAAGAGCAACACCACCCCTTTCGGGGCTACGCTCAATCCGCTCAACCCGTTGAGTGTTACGCTGGGCATCTCCAACGTGTCCTTCGTGGCTCAGGTGCCGGACTGGATACCCGAACTGCTCTATGATGTGCTCTCCAAGGCTTATCACCACAAGGGCTTTTCCTTCATCCGCATCCTGCAGCGTTGCCCGAACTTCATGAACCATCATTTCGACGCCGCCGTTCAGGACCCTCTGCGCGTGCGGATGTTGACCCATGCCGATGGTCTGAGGCTGAAGCCGGAACTTTCCCGCATCTACAAGAATCAGGAGACCCACGATCCGCTTGACCTCAATCGGGCGCAGGCTCTTGCCATGCTGGATGAGGAGATCCCGGTGGGCGTGCTTTATTCCAATCCGCACGTGCCCTGCTATGACGAATTGCGTAAAGGCAAACGCCCGAGCACGCCGCAGCTGGTGGAAACTGTTCTCAACGAAGAATTCGACAAGGTCGGCATCTGGCCCGAAGGCCAGCATGCGACCTCAAACGGGGAGTGA
- a CDS encoding 2-oxoacid:acceptor oxidoreductase subunit alpha, with the protein MKKSPASGPAEVIQEHIVEIVSDSGEGAQRCGQSLASIAARSGHGIWTVEIIPAEIQPPHRSIAGASGNRVRMAAHKVTNVGDKADLVIAFNEQVLLSRLNANEIKPGATILIEEMWKRDKDPAVAGNYEKVTAEVRAKGYKLFEIPMQTECQKYVPDPTKGKNMFVLGILCTIYSLDTALAEAQVRLTFAKKDQKIVDANLELLAAGQAWAAENLSVRYMIPAAPVVKPQIVTNGNAALALGVVASGMEVCSMYPITPATSASHYLSTIFEKVGCVVHQAEDEISAATFAIGASYAGKCAVTITSGPGLSLKQEAIGLAVMTEIPLVVIDVQRGGPSTGLPTKVEQGDMMSAMFGSHGDAPKVVMAVDSIEDCFYSVITARKIAETFNMVVVILSDAALSTAQQPFDRPEFNADWLAPPVNQSAVPEDAHPYDWDERTGIATRFIPGQPNGMHCLTGLAHDRDSHVAYDPQINEEGLLNRSRKLAALQKTLRLAPVYGDEEGDLLLIGWGSTRGAIEEAVQIMRAKGHKVSSLHLKFIQPMAAGIDAVMKRFGKVMTIENNWNDPESDPLIDPSNRRYSHLAMLLRSRWLVDVDCWGNARGQPLKPAEIIEAAMAKLDDKKQTAGGL; encoded by the coding sequence TTGAAGAAGTCCCCAGCAAGTGGACCTGCCGAAGTCATTCAGGAACATATTGTTGAAATCGTAAGTGACTCGGGGGAAGGCGCGCAAAGATGCGGCCAGTCCCTTGCGTCGATCGCCGCTCGATCCGGGCACGGAATCTGGACGGTGGAGATCATCCCCGCCGAGATCCAGCCCCCTCACCGCTCCATCGCGGGCGCCAGCGGCAACAGGGTGCGCATGGCCGCGCACAAGGTCACCAATGTGGGTGACAAGGCCGATCTCGTGATCGCCTTTAACGAGCAGGTGCTTCTAAGCCGCCTGAACGCCAACGAGATCAAGCCCGGAGCCACCATTCTCATCGAAGAAATGTGGAAGCGCGACAAGGACCCTGCCGTTGCCGGGAATTATGAAAAGGTGACCGCCGAAGTCCGCGCAAAGGGCTACAAGCTGTTTGAGATTCCGATGCAGACGGAATGTCAAAAATATGTGCCCGATCCGACCAAGGGCAAGAATATGTTCGTGCTGGGCATTCTCTGCACGATCTACAGTCTGGATACGGCACTGGCCGAAGCACAGGTGCGTCTGACCTTTGCCAAAAAGGACCAGAAGATCGTCGATGCCAACCTCGAACTATTGGCGGCCGGACAGGCCTGGGCGGCGGAGAATCTTTCCGTGCGCTACATGATCCCAGCAGCACCGGTCGTGAAGCCACAAATCGTGACCAACGGCAACGCGGCGCTGGCGCTCGGGGTTGTGGCCTCGGGCATGGAAGTCTGCTCGATGTATCCGATCACGCCAGCCACCTCGGCTTCGCACTATCTCTCGACCATTTTCGAGAAGGTCGGCTGCGTGGTGCATCAGGCAGAGGATGAGATCTCGGCGGCGACCTTCGCCATCGGGGCCTCCTATGCTGGCAAATGCGCAGTGACCATCACCTCCGGCCCGGGCCTCTCGCTCAAGCAGGAAGCCATCGGCCTTGCCGTGATGACCGAAATTCCGCTGGTCGTCATTGATGTTCAGCGCGGTGGACCTTCCACCGGCCTGCCGACCAAGGTCGAGCAGGGCGACATGATGTCCGCCATGTTCGGCAGCCATGGGGATGCGCCCAAGGTGGTCATGGCGGTGGATTCCATCGAGGACTGTTTCTATTCGGTCATCACCGCACGCAAGATCGCCGAGACCTTCAACATGGTCGTGGTCATCCTTTCGGACGCGGCTCTCTCAACGGCGCAACAGCCCTTTGACAGACCTGAATTCAACGCCGACTGGCTGGCCCCTCCGGTCAACCAATCTGCGGTGCCGGAAGATGCCCACCCCTATGACTGGGACGAACGCACAGGCATTGCGACCCGCTTCATTCCCGGCCAGCCAAACGGCATGCATTGCCTCACGGGCCTTGCCCATGATCGGGACAGCCACGTGGCCTATGACCCTCAGATCAACGAGGAGGGCCTTTTGAACCGCAGCCGCAAACTGGCTGCATTGCAGAAAACTTTGCGTCTGGCACCCGTCTATGGCGATGAGGAAGGCGATCTGCTGCTCATCGGCTGGGGCAGTACGCGCGGCGCCATTGAGGAAGCAGTCCAGATCATGCGGGCCAAGGGCCACAAGGTCTCCTCGCTGCATCTGAAATTCATCCAGCCGATGGCCGCTGGCATCGATGCTGTCATGAAACGTTTCGGCAAGGTCATGACCATCGAGAATAACTGGAATGACCCAGAGAGTGATCCGCTGATCGATCCGTCAAACCGACGCTATTCCCATCTGGCCATGCTTCTGCGCTCGCGCTGGCTGGTGGATGTGGATTGCTGGGGCAACGCCCGCGGTCAACCGCTCAAGCCTGCGGAAATCATAGAGGCAGCAATGGCCAAGCTCGACGACAAAAAACAAACGGCGGGAGGGCTATGA
- the gltA gene encoding NADPH-dependent glutamate synthase has protein sequence MARKTIRSIPQQRADMPVQEPEIRARNFDEVALGFDLENALLECERCLMCPQPACIEGCPVKIDIPGFISKMLEKDFRGAYEHMTDATQLPAVCGRVCPQEDQCEGVCAVGAGTGLEPVAIGRLERFLGDMAIKEGWQKSAQIEPNRFRVAIVGSGPAGMACAADLAKAGCAVTIYEAFHVPGGVLRYGIPEFRLPKSVVDAEIANLKALGVDIQCNTLVGRLFTIDQMLDDMGYDAVFIGVGAGTPHFMDIPGENLNGVLSANELLTRCNLMHAGDFPKFDTPLGLGKRVAVIGSGNTAMDAMRVSLRLGAEQVHCIYRRSEIECPARKEELHHAQEEGIEFHWLTNPVEILGDADNNVRGIRCVQMELGEPDSSGRRRPVAVEGSEFDFEADTVVYAIGTSPNPILGQTSSIGLNKWGYIDTDDDLSTSLAGVYAGGDIVTGAATVIKAMGAGRKAADSIRRYLGLRDTNVIYEPETSDFENSLFGIDLAEHCFTRIRQI, from the coding sequence ATGGCTCGCAAGACAATTCGATCCATTCCGCAACAAAGAGCAGACATGCCGGTTCAGGAGCCGGAAATCCGTGCCAGAAACTTTGATGAAGTGGCGCTGGGGTTTGATCTTGAAAATGCCCTTCTGGAATGTGAACGCTGCCTGATGTGTCCGCAACCGGCCTGCATCGAGGGATGCCCGGTCAAGATCGACATTCCCGGATTCATTTCCAAGATGCTGGAAAAGGATTTCCGTGGCGCCTATGAGCATATGACCGATGCGACCCAGCTTCCCGCCGTGTGCGGCCGGGTCTGCCCGCAGGAAGATCAATGTGAAGGGGTTTGCGCTGTCGGTGCAGGCACGGGCCTTGAACCGGTTGCCATCGGTCGGCTTGAACGCTTCCTTGGCGACATGGCTATCAAGGAGGGGTGGCAGAAATCAGCACAGATTGAGCCCAACCGCTTCCGGGTTGCCATCGTAGGATCTGGACCAGCCGGAATGGCTTGTGCGGCGGATCTGGCCAAGGCCGGATGCGCCGTTACCATTTATGAGGCCTTTCATGTGCCCGGTGGCGTCTTGCGCTACGGTATCCCCGAATTCCGCCTGCCCAAGAGCGTGGTGGACGCCGAGATTGCCAATCTGAAGGCGCTGGGCGTCGATATCCAGTGCAACACACTGGTGGGCCGCCTGTTCACCATCGATCAGATGCTCGATGACATGGGCTATGATGCAGTCTTTATCGGCGTTGGTGCCGGTACCCCCCACTTCATGGACATTCCGGGCGAAAATCTCAACGGCGTCCTTTCTGCCAACGAGTTGCTGACCCGCTGCAATCTGATGCATGCGGGGGACTTCCCCAAATTCGATACCCCGCTGGGCCTTGGCAAGCGCGTGGCCGTGATCGGCTCGGGCAATACGGCCATGGACGCGATGCGCGTTTCCCTGCGGCTTGGTGCCGAGCAGGTGCATTGCATCTACCGGCGCAGCGAAATCGAGTGCCCTGCCCGCAAGGAAGAGCTGCATCACGCACAGGAAGAAGGCATCGAGTTCCACTGGCTGACCAACCCGGTCGAGATCCTTGGCGACGCCGACAACAATGTGCGCGGCATCCGTTGCGTGCAGATGGAGTTGGGTGAACCCGATAGCTCCGGGCGCAGGCGTCCGGTAGCGGTTGAGGGCAGCGAATTCGACTTCGAAGCGGATACGGTGGTCTATGCCATCGGCACCTCGCCCAACCCGATCCTCGGCCAGACCTCGTCGATCGGCCTCAACAAATGGGGCTATATCGACACCGACGACGATCTTTCGACCTCCCTTGCCGGTGTCTATGCCGGGGGAGATATCGTCACCGGAGCGGCGACCGTGATCAAGGCAATGGGCGCAGGGCGCAAGGCGGCTGACAGCATCCGCCGCTATCTGGGCCTCAGAGACACCAACGTCATTTACGAGCCGGAGACATCCGACTTCGAGAACAGCCTGTTCGGCATCGACCTTGCTGAACATTGCTTTACCAGAATAAGACAAATTTAG
- a CDS encoding sulfide/dihydroorotate dehydrogenase-like FAD/NAD-binding protein — protein MSDRGVASGRGEDLSVANRQNGSGKGVTASFPILTRTDFSKSTFLIEIEHPVMAKAAKPGQFVIVMLHDLGERIPLTIADFDREKGTITLVVQAVGKSTREMQLLCRPGREIYAMLGPLGIPSDISSKTKKVICVGGGLGIAPIYPQARAFKEAGAHVIGVLGFRSSNLMFWEEKFRAICDDFIICTDDGSAGIHGLVTQGIEAAIKANPDVDEVVAIGPPIMMRACTETTRPYGIKTMVSLNPIMVDGTGMCGGCRVKVGDVIKFACVDGPDFDGHQVDFDDLFTRLQRYRPEEAAAMERYSDSCRRLALAPDAAPIEGGK, from the coding sequence ATGTCCGATCGCGGGGTCGCCAGCGGTCGCGGGGAGGATTTGTCTGTCGCAAATAGGCAGAACGGATCCGGGAAAGGTGTCACGGCATCCTTTCCAATCCTGACGCGCACCGATTTTTCAAAGTCAACATTCCTTATCGAAATCGAGCATCCAGTCATGGCAAAGGCCGCCAAACCCGGCCAGTTTGTCATCGTGATGTTGCATGATCTGGGCGAGCGCATTCCGCTGACCATTGCCGATTTCGACAGGGAAAAGGGAACCATCACGCTGGTCGTGCAGGCCGTAGGCAAATCCACAAGGGAGATGCAGCTGCTCTGCAGACCCGGTCGTGAGATCTATGCCATGCTCGGCCCACTTGGTATTCCCAGTGACATTTCATCGAAAACCAAAAAGGTCATTTGTGTGGGCGGCGGGCTAGGTATCGCGCCGATCTATCCGCAGGCACGGGCCTTCAAAGAAGCCGGCGCCCACGTGATCGGGGTTCTGGGCTTCCGCTCCAGCAACCTGATGTTCTGGGAAGAGAAATTTCGCGCCATTTGTGATGATTTCATTATCTGCACGGACGATGGCTCAGCGGGTATTCACGGCCTTGTCACCCAAGGCATTGAAGCAGCGATCAAAGCGAATCCAGACGTCGACGAAGTGGTCGCCATTGGTCCTCCGATCATGATGCGCGCCTGCACGGAAACCACGCGCCCCTACGGCATCAAAACGATGGTGAGCCTCAATCCGATCATGGTGGACGGCACCGGCATGTGTGGCGGCTGCCGCGTGAAAGTGGGAGACGTGATCAAGTTCGCCTGCGTGGACGGGCCCGATTTTGATGGCCATCAGGTCGATTTTGACGATCTCTTCACCCGACTGCAACGCTACCGCCCCGAAGAGGCCGCAGCGATGGAGCGCTATTCCGATAGTTGCCGCCGCCTGGCCCTTGCGCCGGATGCAGCACCCATTGAGGGAGGCAAGTAA
- a CDS encoding biotin/lipoyl-containing protein, with amino-acid sequence MKRLRITVQGITYDVTVEDEDMDNAAPAPAAKPAAPAPAAAAPAPAAPAPAAPAPAAAPAAPAGDGAVPCPLAGTVISVDVSVGQKVSAGDTLVVLEAMKMNTNISAPSDGTVTAVNVAAGATVTEGQVLVTLS; translated from the coding sequence ATGAAACGCTTGCGGATCACCGTACAGGGCATCACCTACGATGTAACGGTGGAAGACGAAGATATGGACAATGCTGCCCCGGCTCCGGCTGCGAAACCAGCAGCTCCAGCCCCTGCAGCAGCAGCTCCTGCTCCTGCCGCTCCGGCCCCAGCCGCTCCGGCTCCTGCTGCAGCTCCTGCTGCCCCAGCTGGTGATGGCGCAGTGCCATGCCCGCTCGCAGGGACTGTCATCAGCGTAGACGTTTCTGTTGGTCAGAAAGTTTCTGCTGGCGACACTCTGGTTGTCCTTGAAGCCATGAAGATGAACACGAACATCAGTGCTCCATCTGATGGTACTGTTACCGCGGTCAATGTGGCAGCCGGTGCTACCGTGACCGAGGGTCAAGTTCTTGTAACCCTTTCATAA
- a CDS encoding OadG family transporter subunit — protein MLENLEIILTGFVVVMMALAILWAACALIGSFFIRQEKNGSGTGGSDHAPKVPPRAAVASRAGVPPHHLAAIAAAVAATMGAGYKVTRVAAPPHKVSEWPLEGRIASFSGHNTRNGWTSMMPLGSSQTPNSLRGLK, from the coding sequence ATGCTCGAAAACCTGGAAATCATCTTAACGGGCTTTGTCGTGGTAATGATGGCTCTTGCCATTCTCTGGGCAGCTTGTGCACTTATCGGGTCTTTCTTTATCCGTCAGGAAAAGAACGGCTCAGGCACTGGCGGCTCAGACCATGCCCCAAAGGTACCGCCGCGTGCGGCGGTAGCCTCCCGGGCTGGCGTACCACCACATCATCTGGCTGCCATTGCAGCAGCCGTAGCCGCGACAATGGGGGCAGGATACAAAGTGACTCGCGTCGCAGCTCCCCCACACAAAGTAAGCGAATGGCCACTGGAAGGTCGCATTGCCTCTTTTTCGGGACATAACACCCGCAATGGCTGGACTTCCATGATGCCCTTGGGCAGTAGCCAGACCCCCAATTCTCTGAGAGGACTAAAGTAA
- a CDS encoding acyl-CoA carboxylase subunit beta, with amino-acid sequence MAISKTLSDELEKRRKIALDGGGAKKAEDRHAKGRMTARERLGGLFSEGTFQEFGLHAQHNTRYFGMADKSIPTDGVICGTGFVDGRPVAAFSQDFGVVGGSLGEIHAKKICAALDHAVKAGVPVVGFNDSGGARIQEGVGALSGYGQVFYRNVQLSGVVPQISVIAGPCAGGAAYSPALTDFLIMTRENAQMFICGPEVIRAVTGQVTTMEEIGSAQAHASVSGNIHFIAENDAHAVQIVHKLLSFLPSNNMMDPPHHIEPDLKIVDDPALDELVPEDSKTPFDCREVIKSLADEGDFLEIMEHFAANIVIGFGRIGGMVVGFVANQPIVKAGTLDIDASDKAARFVRFCNVYNIPLVTLVDVPGFLPGVNEERRGIIRHGAKMLFAYASATVPKITVIMRKAYGGAYLAMCSEDMGADRVMAWPTAEIAVMGAEGAVNILYRKELKEAEDKVAKSKELADEYRKEFATPYLSAGRLAIHDIIQPRETKSAIALSLRGLMSKRETRPPKKHGNIPL; translated from the coding sequence ATGGCGATTTCCAAAACTCTTTCTGATGAGTTGGAGAAACGGCGCAAAATCGCACTGGACGGTGGCGGCGCAAAGAAAGCGGAAGACAGACATGCCAAAGGGCGTATGACTGCCCGTGAACGCCTTGGGGGTCTTTTCTCCGAAGGTACGTTCCAGGAATTCGGCTTGCATGCGCAGCACAATACCCGTTACTTCGGTATGGCAGATAAATCCATTCCGACGGACGGTGTTATTTGTGGCACAGGCTTTGTCGACGGTCGTCCAGTAGCAGCCTTTTCCCAGGATTTCGGTGTGGTTGGTGGCTCCTTGGGTGAAATTCACGCCAAGAAAATTTGTGCAGCCCTCGATCATGCTGTGAAAGCAGGCGTACCTGTTGTTGGCTTCAACGATTCAGGCGGAGCCCGTATTCAGGAGGGTGTTGGTGCCCTTTCCGGATATGGTCAGGTATTCTATCGCAACGTTCAGCTCTCTGGCGTTGTACCCCAGATCTCTGTCATTGCAGGTCCTTGTGCCGGTGGTGCAGCATATAGCCCTGCCTTGACCGACTTCCTCATCATGACCCGCGAAAACGCACAGATGTTCATCTGTGGCCCAGAAGTCATTCGCGCCGTTACCGGTCAGGTAACCACGATGGAAGAAATCGGATCGGCTCAAGCACACGCTTCCGTATCTGGTAACATTCACTTCATTGCTGAAAATGATGCACACGCAGTGCAGATCGTGCACAAGCTGCTGTCATTCCTGCCAAGCAACAACATGATGGATCCTCCTCATCACATTGAGCCGGACCTGAAGATTGTTGATGACCCGGCACTGGATGAGCTTGTTCCAGAAGATTCCAAAACTCCATTCGACTGCCGTGAGGTTATCAAAAGCCTGGCCGACGAAGGTGACTTCCTTGAAATCATGGAACATTTTGCAGCCAACATCGTAATCGGCTTCGGCCGCATTGGCGGCATGGTCGTTGGGTTTGTTGCCAACCAGCCAATCGTTAAGGCCGGTACGCTGGACATCGATGCCAGTGACAAGGCTGCACGCTTTGTTCGTTTCTGCAACGTCTACAATATTCCGCTCGTAACCCTCGTCGACGTTCCTGGCTTCCTGCCGGGTGTCAACGAAGAACGTCGCGGTATTATCCGTCACGGCGCTAAAATGCTCTTCGCATATGCCTCCGCTACTGTTCCGAAAATCACGGTCATCATGCGTAAGGCCTATGGCGGCGCATATCTGGCTATGTGCTCGGAAGACATGGGCGCGGACCGCGTTATGGCATGGCCAACAGCTGAAATCGCTGTGATGGGTGCAGAAGGTGCTGTCAACATCCTTTACCGCAAGGAACTAAAGGAAGCTGAAGACAAGGTTGCCAAATCCAAAGAACTTGCCGATGAATATCGCAAGGAATTTGCAACACCTTACCTGTCTGCTGGTAGACTGGCGATCCATGACATCATTCAACCGCGTGAGACAAAGAGTGCAATCGCTCTCTCCCTGCGTGGCTTGATGTCCAAACGGGAAACCCGTCCGCCGAAGAAACACGGCAATATTCCACTCTGA